TCACGCGCGACCACCCCTTCCTCGGCGATCTTGGCGTCACCTTCACGCCCGCCGAGGATCACCTCTCGCGGCAGCTGGTGGCGTTCTCGCCCACGGCGATCACCGAAGGCGTGGGCGAGCTGCAGTCGCGAATCTCCGGCTACCTGTCGACCGCGACTCCGGCGTCGGCGTCGAAGACCTCGAGCTCGGGGCTGCACGCCGACGCGCTGCCGCTGCTCGTCGATCGCCACCACGGCGATCAGGCCGTTGCGCTGTTGCTGCGCCGGGGGCAGGGCCGGGTGCTGGTGATGGCCGCGCCGACGATGGCGTCGAATCGCGAGCTCGCCCAGGGCGACGCCGCGCGCTTCTGGCTCAACGCGCTCACCGAGCTGCAGACGGGCTCCGGAAAGATCGAGTTCGACGAGTACCACCACGGCTTCACCGGCGAGCGCTCGCTCATGGGCTACGCCGCGCGCTACGGCTTGCCCTGGGCGATCGCGCAGGGCGTGTTCGCGCTGGCGCTGTGGAGCTTCGCGCTGCGTCGCTTCGGCGCGGCCCGGCCGATTCGCGAGAGCAGCCAGCGCGCGACGGCCGACTACCTGCTCGCCATGGCGCGAATCTATCGGCTCGGCGGACACCGTCAGCACGCCGCGGGTGCGCTGGTGCGCGGCGCCTTGCGTGCGCTGCAGGGAATGACCCGCGCGCATCGCAAGACCGACGTGCAGAGCGTGGCCGCTACCCTCGAGGCCACCGGCCAGCACGAGCTCGCGCACGAGATTCGCGCCATCGCCTCGCGGCTCGGCGGTGAGCTCAGCGAGCAAGATCTCTTGGTTCTCGCCCGACGCGCGGCCTACCTTCGCCTGCGCGCGTCGAGCAGCGCCCCTTCGCAACCCACACCCGGAGTGAACACCCCATGATGGAGTCCATCGGTTCGGGAGCCAGCCCCGCCGCGGCCGACGCCCTCGCCCGCGCGCGCACCTTGCGTGAGTCGGTGCGCGGCGAGGTGAACAAGGTGGTGGTGGGCCAGGACGACGTGCTCGACCTCATCCTCGTCGGCCTGCTCGCCGGCGGCCACGTGTTGCTCGAGGGCGTGCCCGGCACGGCCAAGACGCTCATTTGTCGCGCGGTCTCGCGCTCGATCGCCGCTGAGTTCAAGCGCATCCAGTTCACGCCCGACCTGATGCCCGCGGACATCCTGGGCACGAGCATCTTCGATCTGAAGTCGCAGGCCTTCGCGCTCACCAAGGGGCCGATCTTTTCGGACCTGGTGCTCGCCGACGAGATCAACCGCGCGCCCGCGAAGACGCAGGCCGCGCTGCTCGAGGCCATGAGCGAGAAGTCGGTGTCGCTCGAAGGGACGCGGCACGCGCTGCCCAGCATCTTCACCGTGTTCGCCACGCAGAACCCGGTGGAGAGCGAGGGCACGTACCCGCTGCCCGAGGCGCAGCTCGATCGCTTCCTGCTGAAGATCGAGGTCGGCTACCCCAAGCCCGAGCACGAGGACGAGGTGCTGCTGCGCGTGCACCAGGGCTTCGACGGCTACAACCTCGAGGGACAGGGGCTGAAGGCCGTGCTGCGTCCGGAGGACGTGCTCGCCGCGCGCGCCGCGCTGCAGGCCGTTCAGATCGAGCCGCCGGTGCTGCAGTACCTGCGCAAGCTCATCACCGCCACGCGTGAGAGCCCGCGTGTGCGCCTGGGCGCCGGGCCGCGCGCGGGCGTGCACCTGTTGCTCGCGTCGAAGGCGCTGGCTGCGCTCGCGGGCCGGCCGTTCGTGACGCCCGACGACATCCGCCGGCTCACCGGGCCCGTGCTTCAGCACCGGTTGCTGCTCGCGCCCGAGGCGGAGATCGACGGCGCCACCGCGCGCGAGGTGCTCTCGGAGATCGAGCTCGCCGTCGAGGTCCCGCGGTGACGGCAGAGCTGGCCCATTCGCGGGCGCGCGAGTTCTCGCTCGACGGCCCTCGAGGTCCGCGCGCCGTCCCTGCCGCCGCGGTGGCGGTGAGCGTGGGCGGCCGGCCCATTCCCTCGCGGCGGCTCGCGCTGCTTGCGTTCTGCGCGCTCGGCTTGATCATGGCCGGCAGCGGGAGCTGGCTCGCGGTGCGCTCGGTGCTGCTGGGCGATCTGTGCCTGCTGCTCGCGGCGGCGCTGGACTACTCCTCCGCGCGCCGCGTGCGGCTCGAGGCCACGCGGCTGCCGCACGGCAAGCTCAACCTCGGCGCACCGAACGCAATCTCCGTTCGCGTGCGCAACCTCGACGGCCGGCGCGTGGCCGTTCGCGTGCGCGACGACGTGCCCGCGGAGTTCGACGTCGACACGCCCGAGGAGAAGCTGAGCGTCGCGGGCTTTCGCGAGGCGAAGTTCACCTACCGCGTGACGCCGCCGCGGCGCGGGCGCTTCGAGTTTGGCGATCTGCACCTGCGCGTCGCGGGCGCTTGGGGACTTTGTTACGCCGAGCGAACCGTGAAGGCCGGCGAGGAGACGCACGTCTACCCGGACTTGCGCGGCGCCGCGCGACTGATGCTCGCGACGACGGCGCGCGATCTCGCGAACCTTGGCTTGCGCACGATGCGTCGCGACGGCTCGGGATCGGAGTTCGCGCGCTTGCGCGAGTACATCCAGGGCGATCCGCCGCGCGACATCGACTGGAAGGCCACCGCGCGCCGGCAGCAGCCGACCACGCGCGTGTACGAGACGGAGCGCAGCCAGAACGTGCTCCTCTGCGTCGACGCCGGCCGCGCCATGGCCGCGCGCGTGGAAGGCGAGAACGGCGCCACGCTGAGCAAGCTCGACTGCGCGGTGAACGCGGCGCTCTTCCTCGCTTTCGTGGCCGTGCGCAATGGCGACCGCGTTGGTTTGGCGCTCTTTGCCGATGGCGTGAAGCAGTTCATTCGACCCGCCGCGGGCAAGGGCCAGTACCGGCGGATCGTGAACGCGCTCTATCGCGCGGAGCCCACGCTCGCCGCGGTGGACTACCCCGCGCTCTTCCGCGAGCTCAGCGTGCGCGTGCCGCGGCGCTCGCTCATCGTCACCTTCACGGATCTCTTCGACGACGACCAGGTGCACGCGCTCACGCTGCCCATGCGGCGCCTGGCGCGGCGACACGTGCCGCTGTGCGTGGCGCTGCGCGATCCGTCGCTGGAGCAGATCCTCCAGACGCGGCCCGCGGAGCCGGATCTCGCCTTCCAGCAGGCGGTGGCCGTGGAAGTCCTCGAGGAGCGCGAGCGGCTGCGCGCGCTGGTGCAGCAAGAGGGCGTGCAGCTCGTGGACACCACGCCGCGCACGCTCACCATCGACACCGTGAATCGCTACCTCGAGATCAAGCGTCGAGGCACGCTGTGACCGACGCGCGCTTGGCCGTGCTTCGACGCGCGCTCGCGCTCTCGAGCGCCAGGTGGGACGGCGATCTCTACGCGCTCGTCGGCGACGCCATCGATCGCGTGGACGGCTCCGAGGGCCAGCTCGCGCTCGACGTCCTTCGCGAGCTGCAGCGCACGGTGCAGCCCGGTGAGCCCTTCGGCGATCCGTCCGCGTGGGCGCGGCGCGCGCGCGTGGACGAGGTTCGGCGCGCCATCGAGGCCACGCTGCAGCGCCTGCAGGCGACGACGTAACAAATTCGTTAACCGCTAGCGCCGCCCGGCGTTGGGCTCGCGACCCGCGAACACCAGGTACGTCGTCAGCAGGCAGGCCATCACGCCCGCGTACATCAGCTTCACCCACGAGGGCAGGGTGGGCTCATGGATCTGCGAGATGGAGCCCTCGGTGAGCCCGGCCACGATGAAGAGCGGAATGGTGCCCAGCACCATGCGCACCGCGGTGCGGCTCTCTTCGCGCAGCGCCTCGCTCGGCGTGCGCTCACCTGGCGCCAGCATGGCGCGCGCGATGATGAGGCCGCCCGCGCCCGCAAGGCAGATCGCCGAGATCTCGATCACCCCGTGCGGGAGGATCCACGCCCAGAACCAGAGCGCGTGACCTTTCGCCTGGTACGCGTAGGCCAGCGCACCGAGCGGCACGCCGTTGAACCAGAGCAGCACCACGGTGCCCACGCCCAGCGAGATGCCGAGCGCGAAGCAGAGGAACGCCACCTCGATGTTGTGCGTGAAGAGGAAGCTCGCGAACGTGGCCTGCTCGCCGCCGCTCATGTGGTTCTCGGCTTCGTCCTTCACGCGCTGATCGGGGTCGAGGTGCAGGTGGTCGGCCGGCAGGAGGATCACCGCCGCCGCCGGATCGCGCGCCATCGCCACGTAGCCGAACGCGGTGCCGAACACGAAGAGCAGGTAGCCGATGAGGACGACCTTCCACTCCTTGCGCACCAATCGCGGCCAGCCGCGCGCCACGAACTCCACCACGTCGCGGCCGCGGAAGGTCTGGCCGGGGTACGTCTGGGCGTAGCCGCGCGCCACGAGCTCGTTCAGGTACTCCACCAGCTCCGCAGAGGCCGCACGCCCTCGGGCGGTGAGGAGATCGCTCGAGGCCTGGCGGTAGAGCCGCCCGAACTCCTGGGCCTCGTCGAGGTTCAGCGCCTTGAGGCCGCCGTGCTCGATGCGATCGAGGAGCTGGTTGAGCTTTTCCCACTTGGGCCGGTGGGTATCGACGAACTGCGCCAGATCCATGCGGCCATTCTCGCACGCACGTGGGCTCGGGCATACTGGGGCCATGGTGCGCGACGAACAGGGCTTCCTCACCGCCACGCACGTCATCCGCACGCCGGAGCTCGTGGAGTTCGATTTCGAGCTGGCCGGTTTGTACGCGCGCTTTCTCGCCTGGGTGATCGACGGCTGCATCGCCGGCGCAATCTCCGCGGGCGCGCTCTTCGCCTTGTCGTTCATGGCCATGTTCGCCTCTGGCCTGGCCGGCTTCCTGATCTTCGTCCTGCTCTTCCTCGCGAGCTGGGGCTACTTCACGTTCTTCGAGTGGCGCATGGGCGGACGCACCCCGGGCAAGAAGGCCATGGGGCTCCGCGTGGTGCAGGTGTCGGGCGTGCGCATCGAGTTCACCCACGCCGCGCTTCGCAATCTGCTGCGAGCTTTCGATCACTTGCCGTTCCTCTACGCGGTCGGTGGCGGCATCGCGCTGTTCGCGCCCTCGCGGCGGCGGTTGGGTGATCTCGTCGCCGGGACGGTCGTCGTCCGCGAGCGGCGTCGCAAGGTGCCCGCGAACCTCGCGGCAGGAACAGGTGGACCGGCGCGCTCAGGCTTGCTCGGACGGCTCGAGGAGAAGCTGCGTCGCGCGACGGTCCCCGAGCGCGAGCTGCTGCTCTCGGCCGCGCTGCGCCGCGAGGAGCTCGACGTCCCCGCGCGGCTGACGCTCTTCGCCGAGCTCGCGGGCTTCCTGCACGAGCGCTTCGGCATCGAGAAGCCGGATCACCTCTCCGACGAGAAGCTGGTGCTCGAGGCCGTCGCGTGTCTGCTGCGGCTCGAGGGCGCAGCGCCGGTCCAGCAGCCGCTGAAGCACGCCGCAGGTCGTTAACTGAATCGTTACATCACTTCTCGCCGGGCACGAGGTGCATCGTGGCTTCGGTGTGCTCGCGGAGCGCGCCGGCGTTGGTGAACGTGGGCTTCAGCTCGCCGTGCATCCAGAGCGGGAACTGATCTGCGTAGTGCTTCGTACGAGGAATCCCCGACTGGCCCGTGGGCAGCACCGTCTGTGCGTGCTCGATGTCCTCGAGCGGCACGATGTGCCGCCAGCTTGGCGCCCACCCATCGGCGCCGAAGGTTCCAGTGGGCAGCACGGCCGTCTGCAGCGGGGTGTCGCAGTCGCCGCCGATGGGCGCGCTCGGCCCGTCGAAGAACTTGCCGATCACCGGCGCACCACTCAGCGCGTGCTTGATGCGCAGCCGGTGCAGCTTGCCCCACGACCACTGGCTCGCGTCGTCGCCGAGGCGCTGACGCAGGAGCTCGACGGCATCCGCGAGCCCCGCCTGCAGCACCTCGTCCCAGCTCGGCTTGGGCTCGAGCCCGTCCCAGATGCGCGTGTCGCGGGCGAGCACCTTCTCGAGCAGGAACGACGTGTAGCGCCCGGTCATGAGCCCCGCGGGCGCGAGCGGGAACTCGCTCTTGCCGAGCAGCGTCTGGAGCAGCTCGTGGCCGAGCACCGGCTCGAGGGCGCGCTTGGCCACGGCCATGATCATCGCTTCGTAGACCGCGGCGCCGGCGCTCTCGGCCGTTGCGTTTCCGTCCCAGGCGGCGAGCTCGAAGAGCGCGCGGTCCTGCAGCGGCCCGCGCGGCTTGAGATTCGCGCACGCCTGGGCGAAGGCCTTGCCGGGCGTGCAATAGACGTCGACCTGGATGCGCGCGCAGTCCTCGGGTGTCACCTTCGGGAGCGCGTTTAACCGTTCTGTTATACGCCCGGCGCGGTGCCCGGCGAGCCAGTCCCAGGTGATGTGGTGGGGGAAGTCGCGGTCGACGATGGCGTTGTTGGCGGTGACGATCTGGCCGCTCGCTGGATTCCACGCCTGCGGCAGCTCTTCGAATGGCACGTAGCCCGTCCACTCGTACTCGCCGGTCCAGCCGGGCACGGGCGTGAGGCCGGTTCCCTTGGCACGGATGGGCACGCGGCCGATCATCACGAAGCCGATGTTCTCGCGGTCGGCGAACACGGCGTTCTGCGACGGATCGCTCCAGTGGCGCAGCGCCTCGCGCAGCTCGGCCGCGCTCTTGGCGCGGTTCATCAAGGACAGCGCCCATGGGCCGTGGCTGGGCTCGAGCGCGGTCCAGCGCAGCGCGACCGCGGGGCCAGGCTTTCCAGGTCCGCCGGCCATCACCGGGCCGTGACGGGTGATGCGCACTTCTTCCACGACGTCCGAGCCGCCCTTCACGCGGATGACCTCGCGGATGACGCGCACCGGCTCGTTCTCGCCGCGGAACTCGACCGCGTCGCGGCCGATGAACTTCTCCAGATAGAGGTCCTGCACGTCGGCGCCGCTGTTGGTAAAGCCCCAGGCCACGTGGCGGTTGTGGCCGAGGATCACCGCGGGCGTGCCGGGCAGGGTGACGCCGAAGACGTCGAGCTCCGGCTCCTTCGCGCCCTCGGCCTGCGCGTGCAGGTGCGCCTCGTACCAGATGCTCGGCGCGGTGAGCACGAGGTGCGGATCGTTGCAGAGCAAGGGCGCGCCGCTCGCGGTCCGCGAGCCCGCCAGCACCCAGTTGTTGCTCGCGCCGGATTGGCCCAGCGGCAAGAAGCTGCGCGCGGCGTCGTAGAGCCGCGTGAGCTCCTGCATCGACTCCTTCGCCACCGCGCCCGGCGGAATCGAGACCGTGTGCCCCGCGGGATACGACGGCTCGAAGTTCGGCGCGCGCTCGACGCCGACCTTCTCGATCAAGCGACCGCGGTACGCCTCGGCCTCGGAATTCGTCGCGAGGTTCAACGCCATCACCTTGCCCCAGGCGAGCGTGTCGAGCGGCGTCCACGGCTCCCAGGTGATGCCGAGGATTCGGAACTCGAGCGGGCGGCGATCGCTCAGCGCTTCAGCCGCCGCGTTCACGCCGCGTGCGTAGGCCTCGAGGAGCGCCCGCTCCTCTGGGAAGCACTGCGCGAGCTCCGCCTCGGCCGCGCGGCGCAAACCAATCCGACGCAAGAAGCGATCGGCGTCGAGCGCCAGCGGGCCCACCATCTCCGCGAGCCGGCCGCTCGCCACGCGGCGATTGAGCTCGAGCTGAAAGAGTCGATCCTGCGCGTGGCAGTAGCCGAGCGCCGCGCAGACGTCGGCCATGTTCCGGCCGCGAACGTGCGGTACGCCGAAGCGGTCGCGGGTGATCTCCACGGGCGCCGAGAGCCCTGGCAGCACGAACGTCCCGCGCGTAGGCGGCACGGCCTGGAAGCGAACCCACCACACCGCCGCGGCAATCGCCGCCAGCACCAGAACCACCAGGAGCCAGGCCATCGCATCCCCTCCACGCGCGGTTGTACGCTCGGACGCCGAGGCTGTCATGCGCATCGTGCTCAGCGGGTTCGAGCCCTTCGGCGGGCGTGCGGTCAACCGCAGCGCGACCGCGGCGGAGCGGCTCGCGGAGCGATGGCCCGGTGAGCTCGAGCTGGTGACGCTGCCGGTGCGCTTCGCGACGCTGCCCGAGGCCATCGAGCGCGTGGCGGTGACGACGCCGGACTTCTGGCTGATGTTGGGCGAGGCTTCGAGCGCGAGCGGGCTGCGGCTCGAGTCCACGGCCGCGAACGAGATCTCCGCGCGCATTCCCGACAACGACGGCGCGCAGCCGCAAGGCCATCCCATCGCGCCCGGCGGGAAGGTGCTGCAGACTGCGCTTTCCATCGACGCGCTCGTGCGCGAGCTCACCAAGCTCGAGGTGCCGGTCGAGCGCTCCGACGACGCAGGGCGCTTCGCGTGCAACGCGGCCTACTACCTGGCGCTCGCGAAGCTCGGGGCGAACCGCGTGCTCTTCGTGCACGTTCCCGACGACGCGACCAAGCTCAGCGGCGAGCAGGTCTTGCGTGGCCTGTTCGGCGTGCTCGAGTTCGTGTTCCCGCGCGCGCCGGCTTCAACCTGAACGTGCGGGTGAGCGTCGACTCGAGCTCGCTGACGCGCTGGAACATGCCGAGCGCGATGGGCGGCCCGAGCTTCTTCACCGACGGCCGCGGGAAGCGCTTGGCCACCACGCGCACCGGCCCGCTGGGCGCGCTCGACTTCAGCCCGTACACGAAGATTCGCTCCTCGCGAAAGTGGGGCACGCTCTTGAACCACGCGCCCTTCGCGGGTTTGCCGCGCACGTCCTTCTCGGTCGGCGGCTCACGGCCGATCCAATCGACGACGTCCACGATGGGATAGCGGCCGCCTTTGTCCTGCGTGATCTCGTTCACCACCAGCGCCACCCATGCGCCGGTCGACAGCCGATAGCCGACCAGATCGCCCACTTCGAGATCCGTCTCCGCCAGCACGCGCTTCGGGATTCGCTTGGGCTTCGGCGGCGGCTTGCGCAGCTTGGCCGCGAGCGCGTTCAGCGCGCGTCGCCGCGCGGGCGCCAGCTTGGGCGCTTCCTGCTCCCAGTGCGCGAGGTCCGCGCCGGCGTCGATGAGCTTCAGCGCGCGCTGGAAGAGCGCCGCGTCCGGCCGGCCCAGGTCCCACCCGGTGGCCGCGAGCGCGAGGATCACGATCGGTCCGTCCTCGGGATCCCGGAGCGCGTCATTCCACTCTGCGAGGAGCTGCTTGATCGCGCGCGCGGGCGGCACACCTTCCCCGAGCAGATCGCGCA
This DNA window, taken from Deltaproteobacteria bacterium, encodes the following:
- a CDS encoding RDD family protein; this translates as MVRDEQGFLTATHVIRTPELVEFDFELAGLYARFLAWVIDGCIAGAISAGALFALSFMAMFASGLAGFLIFVLLFLASWGYFTFFEWRMGGRTPGKKAMGLRVVQVSGVRIEFTHAALRNLLRAFDHLPFLYAVGGGIALFAPSRRRLGDLVAGTVVVRERRRKVPANLAAGTGGPARSGLLGRLEEKLRRATVPERELLLSAALRREELDVPARLTLFAELAGFLHERFGIEKPDHLSDEKLVLEAVACLLRLEGAAPVQQPLKHAAGR
- a CDS encoding penicillin acylase family protein codes for the protein MAWLLVVLVLAAIAAAVWWVRFQAVPPTRGTFVLPGLSAPVEITRDRFGVPHVRGRNMADVCAALGYCHAQDRLFQLELNRRVASGRLAEMVGPLALDADRFLRRIGLRRAAEAELAQCFPEERALLEAYARGVNAAAEALSDRRPLEFRILGITWEPWTPLDTLAWGKVMALNLATNSEAEAYRGRLIEKVGVERAPNFEPSYPAGHTVSIPPGAVAKESMQELTRLYDAARSFLPLGQSGASNNWVLAGSRTASGAPLLCNDPHLVLTAPSIWYEAHLHAQAEGAKEPELDVFGVTLPGTPAVILGHNRHVAWGFTNSGADVQDLYLEKFIGRDAVEFRGENEPVRVIREVIRVKGGSDVVEEVRITRHGPVMAGGPGKPGPAVALRWTALEPSHGPWALSLMNRAKSAAELREALRHWSDPSQNAVFADRENIGFVMIGRVPIRAKGTGLTPVPGWTGEYEWTGYVPFEELPQAWNPASGQIVTANNAIVDRDFPHHITWDWLAGHRAGRITERLNALPKVTPEDCARIQVDVYCTPGKAFAQACANLKPRGPLQDRALFELAAWDGNATAESAGAAVYEAMIMAVAKRALEPVLGHELLQTLLGKSEFPLAPAGLMTGRYTSFLLEKVLARDTRIWDGLEPKPSWDEVLQAGLADAVELLRQRLGDDASQWSWGKLHRLRIKHALSGAPVIGKFFDGPSAPIGGDCDTPLQTAVLPTGTFGADGWAPSWRHIVPLEDIEHAQTVLPTGQSGIPRTKHYADQFPLWMHGELKPTFTNAGALREHTEATMHLVPGEK
- a CDS encoding stage II sporulation protein M — encoded protein: MDLAQFVDTHRPKWEKLNQLLDRIEHGGLKALNLDEAQEFGRLYRQASSDLLTARGRAASAELVEYLNELVARGYAQTYPGQTFRGRDVVEFVARGWPRLVRKEWKVVLIGYLLFVFGTAFGYVAMARDPAAAVILLPADHLHLDPDQRVKDEAENHMSGGEQATFASFLFTHNIEVAFLCFALGISLGVGTVVLLWFNGVPLGALAYAYQAKGHALWFWAWILPHGVIEISAICLAGAGGLIIARAMLAPGERTPSEALREESRTAVRMVLGTIPLFIVAGLTEGSISQIHEPTLPSWVKLMYAGVMACLLTTYLVFAGREPNAGRR
- a CDS encoding pyroglutamyl-peptidase I — its product is MRIVLSGFEPFGGRAVNRSATAAERLAERWPGELELVTLPVRFATLPEAIERVAVTTPDFWLMLGEASSASGLRLESTAANEISARIPDNDGAQPQGHPIAPGGKVLQTALSIDALVRELTKLEVPVERSDDAGRFACNAAYYLALAKLGANRVLFVHVPDDATKLSGEQVLRGLFGVLEFVFPRAPAST
- a CDS encoding DUF58 domain-containing protein, which produces MAGSGSWLAVRSVLLGDLCLLLAAALDYSSARRVRLEATRLPHGKLNLGAPNAISVRVRNLDGRRVAVRVRDDVPAEFDVDTPEEKLSVAGFREAKFTYRVTPPRRGRFEFGDLHLRVAGAWGLCYAERTVKAGEETHVYPDLRGAARLMLATTARDLANLGLRTMRRDGSGSEFARLREYIQGDPPRDIDWKATARRQQPTTRVYETERSQNVLLCVDAGRAMAARVEGENGATLSKLDCAVNAALFLAFVAVRNGDRVGLALFADGVKQFIRPAAGKGQYRRIVNALYRAEPTLAAVDYPALFRELSVRVPRRSLIVTFTDLFDDDQVHALTLPMRRLARRHVPLCVALRDPSLEQILQTRPAEPDLAFQQAVAVEVLEERERLRALVQQEGVQLVDTTPRTLTIDTVNRYLEIKRRGTL
- a CDS encoding MoxR family ATPase; protein product: MMESIGSGASPAAADALARARTLRESVRGEVNKVVVGQDDVLDLILVGLLAGGHVLLEGVPGTAKTLICRAVSRSIAAEFKRIQFTPDLMPADILGTSIFDLKSQAFALTKGPIFSDLVLADEINRAPAKTQAALLEAMSEKSVSLEGTRHALPSIFTVFATQNPVESEGTYPLPEAQLDRFLLKIEVGYPKPEHEDEVLLRVHQGFDGYNLEGQGLKAVLRPEDVLAARAALQAVQIEPPVLQYLRKLITATRESPRVRLGAGPRAGVHLLLASKALAALAGRPFVTPDDIRRLTGPVLQHRLLLAPEAEIDGATAREVLSEIELAVEVPR